The DNA sequence TTTTTTTTTGCATTCATGCTCCTTTATTGAACCGTTTCAATAAAAGAGTATCAAATGTTTTTACTTGTCGTCTATATTTAAGACTTTATCCCTTGTTTTTAGCAACACTTTTTGAGTATTATGCCCGGGATGACAAATAGCAACTTTTTTATTCTTTTAAGCCAGAAGTTGCAATACCTTGTATGATATACTTTTGCGCAAGCAAAAACAACAAAACAATCGGCGCAATAACTATTACAGCACCCGCCATTAAAAGCGCGTATTCTGTACTGTGCTGACCATTAAGGTTTGCAAGCGCTACAGGAAGCGTATACATTTCTTCGCGTATCATTACAATTAACGGCCATAAAAAGTCATTCCAGGTTCCCATAAAAGTAAAAATGCCAAGTGTGGCAAGCACAGGTTTTGAGAGCGGCAATATTATTTGCCAGTAAATTCTAAACTCTGAGCAGCCATCCATTCTTGCCGACTCTATAAGCTCATTTGGAATTGAAAGCATAAATTGCTTCATTAAAAAAACGCCAAAAACACCACCGGCCGCTGGTATAATAAGCCCGAGATATGTGTTTAATAAACCCAGATTTTTTAATATCAAAAAGACAGGCATCATGGTTACCTGGCCTGGTATCATCATTGTGGCAAGTAATAAGGTGAATAGTTTTTCTTTACCTGGGAAGCGGTATTTCGCGAATGCATAGCCGGCAAGTGAGTTAAAAAACAAACTTACAAATGTTATTGAAACCGCTATAACTACGCTGTTTTTGAAGTGTTGAAGAAAGTTTATTGATGAGAAAAGCTTTGTGTACTGCTCAATGGTTGGGTGCTTTGGTATCCACTGAGGAACTTTTGTAAAAATTGCCTGATCAGTGTTAAACGATGTAGAAATCATCCAAACAAATGGAGCCATGGTGATAACAAGGCCTACAATTAAAAACACATGAACAAGCGAGTGTCTGATTTTTTGTGAAAACTTGTAATTCATTTTTACCCCTAATATTGCGTCTCGCCCAGTGGGCGGACTTAGAATTCATTTTAATTACACTTACTCTGAGTGTTTACGCATCCACATTTGAAATATTGTTACAGCAAATATTAAACCAAAAAGCACATAGGCAATTGCCGATGCGTAACCCATTTGTAAAAACTTAAAGCCCTGACTGTACATATACTGCACTACAGATATTGTGGCATCTCTTGGGCCGCCCTTTGTCATAATGTATGGTTCGGCAAAAAACTGAAAATATCCTATTAGTGTGAGTATGGTTATAAAAAATGTTGTTGGTGCAAGTGATGGCAATGTGATGTGCTTAAAAATTTGCCACCGACCGGCCCCATCAATTCTTGCGGCTTCATAAAGCTGCACTGGAATTGCTTGCAACCCAGCAAGGAAAATAACCATATTGTAACCAAAATTTTTCCAAACTGACATTAATATCAATGACGGCATTGCCAAAGTCATTGACTCAAGCCAGTTTTTCCCTGGAATATTGAAAAGAGAAAGGGCATAATTCATAAGGCCGTAATCATAGTTATAAATCCAGCGCCATATAACAGCAACAGCTACAATTGTTGTAACTACAGGCAAAAAATAACCTAAGCGAAAAAAATCGCGCATACGAACAAAACCTTCGTTTAATAATAACGCGAAGAACAATGAAACCAACACAGATATTGGCGCGCCAACTACAAGAAAGTAGATGGTATTAAAAAGAGATTTTATAAATGTTTTATCACTTAATAAATCAATATAATTTTGCAAACCTATAAAGTTTATTTTACTGCCAGGTATAAATGTGTATACATTCCAGTCGGTTAAACTCATAAGAAATGAGAGTATTACAGGGATGATTAAAAACACGATTAATACAATAATTACAGGAGCTATGAAAATATAAGGAGTTATGTATTGTTTGAAATTGTTGTATTTGCCCTTGCCTTTCTTAATTGAGTGTATAAAATATAGAGTTAATAAAAATAAAAGCACAAAACCACCAGCAAGCGCGCCTTTTAACCACTTTTTTCCAAGAGTTGAACTAACAGTTCTTGTGGAAAGCATTTTTTTTATCTCTGAAGAAACTATTGCCATTTCAGAATCTATATCTTTCATTCCAATAACAATTTCTTCTATGTGCCTGCCAAGGCGAGAGTTTATTTGTTCCCACTCCGGTATATTTGGCGGGCTTTGTGTGTACTTTAACTGTTCACCAAAAACCTGAACCATCGGCTTTGTGGCAAAGTAACTGTCGTTCCATGCCGCCTTTAAAGACGGTAAATTATTGTTTATTTTATACCATTCTACCTGAACATCCGGTTTGGAAAGGAATTCTAATAACTTCCACGCCGCTGCTTTGTGTTTTGAATCTCTAAACATTACAAGGTTTGCGCCGCCAACAAATGAAATTGGCCCGGCTTTGCCCGCTGGAAGAACTGAAACATCCCACTTTCCTTTAAACTCATCACCACAATAACGATCTACCAAATTTAACATCCAAGGGCCTGATATAAACATTGAGTAAAACCCAGTTTTAAAGGCATTGAAAATGTTTACATCAGCTGCATCTTCTTTTGGGGCTAAACCCTCATCAATGAACCGTGCATAAAAATCCATAGCATCTTTAAATTCATTGCTCTCTACCATAGGGGCCGTGTTATCGGCATTAAGCACATTGGCGCCATTTTGCCATGCGAACATAGCAGCAATTTCAAAGTTACTTGTTGGCAAAGATATTGCGTAACTGCGTATTTTTGCTTTTGGTTTTGAAAGTGCCTTACTTACTTTGTAAAGCTCATCCCATGTTTTTGGCGCAGATGAGAAACCGACAGCCCTAAGCAAGTCTTTTCTA is a window from the Endomicrobiales bacterium genome containing:
- a CDS encoding carbohydrate ABC transporter permease, with the translated sequence MNYKFSQKIRHSLVHVFLIVGLVITMAPFVWMISTSFNTDQAIFTKVPQWIPKHPTIEQYTKLFSSINFLQHFKNSVVIAVSITFVSLFFNSLAGYAFAKYRFPGKEKLFTLLLATMMIPGQVTMMPVFLILKNLGLLNTYLGLIIPAAGGVFGVFLMKQFMLSIPNELIESARMDGCSEFRIYWQIILPLSKPVLATLGIFTFMGTWNDFLWPLIVMIREEMYTLPVALANLNGQHSTEYALLMAGAVIVIAPIVLLFLLAQKYIIQGIATSGLKE
- a CDS encoding extracellular solute-binding protein, with translation MLLRKFLVAVLALVALSSTVFCQEQVIFWAMGEEGMRIGKSEILKRFEKENPNIKVIVQTIPWDAAREKLLTSVIGAIPPDVCQLGTTWMSEFSAMDALQDISGYMKDSKVVKQDAYFQSSWTSCVYKNKVVGVPWYVDTRVLFYRKDLLRAVGFSSAPKTWDELYKVSKALSKPKAKIRSYAISLPTSNFEIAAMFAWQNGANVLNADNTAPMVESNEFKDAMDFYARFIDEGLAPKEDAADVNIFNAFKTGFYSMFISGPWMLNLVDRYCGDEFKGKWDVSVLPAGKAGPISFVGGANLVMFRDSKHKAAAWKLLEFLSKPDVQVEWYKINNNLPSLKAAWNDSYFATKPMVQVFGEQLKYTQSPPNIPEWEQINSRLGRHIEEIVIGMKDIDSEMAIVSSEIKKMLSTRTVSSTLGKKWLKGALAGGFVLLFLLTLYFIHSIKKGKGKYNNFKQYITPYIFIAPVIIVLIVFLIIPVILSFLMSLTDWNVYTFIPGSKINFIGLQNYIDLLSDKTFIKSLFNTIYFLVVGAPISVLVSLFFALLLNEGFVRMRDFFRLGYFLPVVTTIVAVAVIWRWIYNYDYGLMNYALSLFNIPGKNWLESMTLAMPSLILMSVWKNFGYNMVIFLAGLQAIPVQLYEAARIDGAGRWQIFKHITLPSLAPTTFFITILTLIGYFQFFAEPYIMTKGGPRDATISVVQYMYSQGFKFLQMGYASAIAYVLFGLIFAVTIFQMWMRKHSE